A genome region from Paracholeplasma morum includes the following:
- a CDS encoding alpha/beta fold hydrolase codes for MLKKIQKPVVWLLTLVIVVLASSFFASTVQNSFFQVKVDKVSFETERGTLSGYLYKPKGVSDSKPAPAVVLTHGYLNNAEMQEIGAIELSRRGFVVLAFDMYDHGDSKWDTPAAFNFFVRSVYDAVQYVYDLDFVLKAANGDGMIGVSGHSMGGFSSSYAVIFDEMDFLTNGYRKIAAALPVGADFRYIGVANPETMFGPRSAGIIAAHWDQFFFDNSGAAGTVKYKDFVKDTVGLKFLGRDDEGNAEASTWYDRDSGQRIIYTPDETHPQNTWSLETGRNTIDFFTDAFEFQLNRHADLGTLSSYGIEEKGGQVWWLKEAFTLIALIALFLMIFPAFTLLTQLPVFNRIIKQQSESTSLKSSNEPHLNKLKVVLIAGSLLLSTFYLNIFMDRQAAGMSLLAKTMHYVAGGAIFFVIGAWLITLVKEEERLVKLAQKITLGSSVVVLIALAFRWVLVNPTIINNVNYWSAPSVNTIAYWAMTAGLLTLLITFATTPMFKVSDNPYGLKASWTEVGMGLVTSVVLTFGFFLFIAIIEWIFKTDFRFYTYAIKVFNNRQFIAALRYMPIFFVYYLAVGISVFVNAKKMKPILADILAAVLLVGPVILFLVYDYFVLYNTGVAAFNNFALNAILLVGLVPTLVVAGIILRRFAEKTGNIWTGVFFTTMFFTFVAVANTAVYLITFK; via the coding sequence ATGTTGAAGAAAATTCAAAAGCCAGTTGTATGGTTACTAACACTCGTTATTGTTGTGTTAGCATCAAGTTTTTTCGCATCGACGGTTCAAAACTCGTTTTTTCAAGTTAAGGTTGATAAGGTGAGTTTTGAAACAGAAAGAGGCACTCTTTCAGGCTACCTATATAAACCTAAGGGCGTTAGTGATTCTAAACCTGCACCAGCAGTAGTACTTACCCATGGGTATTTAAACAATGCTGAAATGCAAGAAATTGGAGCCATTGAGCTTTCAAGAAGGGGCTTTGTCGTATTGGCATTTGATATGTACGACCATGGCGATTCAAAATGGGATACACCGGCTGCGTTTAACTTCTTTGTTAGATCAGTATATGACGCTGTACAATATGTTTATGATTTAGATTTTGTCTTAAAAGCGGCTAATGGCGATGGTATGATTGGCGTAAGCGGTCACTCTATGGGCGGATTCTCATCATCCTATGCAGTCATTTTTGATGAAATGGATTTCTTAACAAATGGTTACAGAAAGATAGCTGCAGCATTACCAGTTGGTGCTGACTTTAGATATATTGGTGTTGCCAATCCAGAAACTATGTTTGGACCAAGATCTGCTGGTATTATCGCTGCCCATTGGGATCAATTCTTCTTTGATAATAGTGGTGCTGCCGGCACTGTAAAATACAAAGATTTCGTTAAAGACACTGTGGGGCTTAAGTTCCTTGGTAGAGATGACGAAGGCAATGCAGAAGCCTCAACATGGTATGACAGAGATTCTGGTCAAAGAATCATCTATACACCTGATGAAACACATCCTCAAAATACTTGGAGCTTAGAAACTGGTAGAAATACAATTGATTTCTTCACAGATGCATTTGAATTCCAACTTAATAGACATGCAGATTTAGGCACACTTTCTTCATATGGTATTGAAGAAAAAGGTGGACAAGTATGGTGGCTTAAAGAAGCATTTACACTTATCGCTTTAATCGCATTGTTCTTAATGATTTTCCCAGCATTCACTTTACTAACACAATTACCAGTTTTCAATAGAATTATTAAACAACAAAGTGAATCAACTAGCCTAAAATCATCCAACGAACCTCATTTAAACAAACTTAAAGTGGTTTTAATTGCAGGATCGTTATTGTTAAGTACTTTCTATTTAAACATCTTCATGGACAGACAAGCTGCAGGTATGAGCTTACTTGCGAAAACGATGCATTATGTTGCTGGTGGGGCAATATTCTTCGTAATCGGTGCATGGTTAATTACCCTTGTTAAAGAAGAAGAAAGACTTGTTAAACTTGCACAAAAGATTACACTTGGTTCTTCTGTAGTTGTTTTAATCGCATTAGCATTTAGATGGGTACTGGTTAATCCAACAATCATTAACAATGTTAATTACTGGAGCGCACCGTCCGTTAACACGATCGCATATTGGGCAATGACAGCCGGTTTATTAACATTACTGATTACATTTGCTACTACACCAATGTTCAAAGTTTCTGATAACCCTTACGGGCTTAAAGCATCTTGGACAGAAGTTGGTATGGGCTTAGTAACTTCAGTAGTCTTAACATTTGGATTCTTCTTATTCATTGCGATCATTGAATGGATTTTTAAGACAGACTTTAGATTCTATACATATGCAATTAAAGTCTTCAACAACCGTCAATTTATTGCAGCATTAAGATATATGCCAATATTCTTCGTTTACTACTTAGCTGTAGGTATTAGCGTATTCGTTAATGCTAAGAAGATGAAGCCAATACTAGCTGATATCTTAGCAGCAGTGCTATTGGTTGGACCAGTCATTTTATTCTTAGTGTATGACTATTTTGTTCTATACAACACAGGTGTTGCAGCATTCAACAACTTCGCACTTAACGCAATCCTATTAGTTGGTTTAGTTCCAACCTTAGTGGTTGCAGGTATCATCTTAAGAAGATTTGCTGAAAAGACAGGCAATATTTGGACAGGTGTATTCTTCACAACAATGTTCTTCACATTTGTTGCTGTAGCAAACACAGCTGTTTACCTAATCACATTCAAATAA
- a CDS encoding glycerol-3-phosphate responsive antiterminator — translation MLNNQRIIPAIGNFQDLKVFLSSDMVYGILMNFQLAQLPELVLEMKKFNKKVLIHSELIKGLSSDEFGAIYLIQTLKIDGIISSKPRVIELCKKRQVIGILRFFLKDSISLEQGLEVVSKLNPDYLEVLPALCVDLLPEIKEHVKCDILMGGLIRSKDQIANCLLSGAIAVTTSNKAFWLK, via the coding sequence GTGTTAAACAATCAAAGAATCATCCCAGCAATCGGAAATTTTCAAGATTTAAAAGTGTTCTTATCCAGTGATATGGTTTATGGTATACTGATGAACTTTCAACTGGCTCAATTACCTGAACTTGTATTAGAAATGAAAAAATTCAACAAGAAAGTATTAATTCATTCCGAACTAATCAAAGGATTAAGTTCTGATGAATTTGGAGCAATCTACTTAATTCAAACTCTAAAAATCGATGGCATCATCTCAAGCAAACCTAGAGTTATCGAATTATGTAAGAAAAGGCAGGTGATTGGAATCCTAAGGTTTTTCCTTAAGGACTCAATATCACTTGAACAAGGTCTAGAAGTAGTTTCAAAACTCAATCCAGACTACCTAGAGGTTCTTCCAGCATTGTGTGTAGATTTATTACCCGAAATTAAAGAACATGTTAAATGTGACATTTTGATGGGTGGTTTAATAAGGTCTAAAGATCAAATCGCTAACTGCCTTTTAAGTGGGGCAATTGCTGTTACTACTAGCAATAAAGCGTTTTGGTTAAAATAA
- a CDS encoding NAD(P)/FAD-dependent oxidoreductase yields MYDYVVIGSGIIGSLITRELSRYPLKVLVIDKENDIASHQTIANSAIVHSGHDPKEGSLKAKFCVEGNLLYEQLEKELNIPLLRTGALVVAHDDEEIKTLHELYDRALRNGVPKVSIISGDEARKRDPRLSQSIVMALDLPTTKVTFPWEVAIASIGNAIKNGAEFKRNAHVINIIKHENHFELILENKDSIVSKNVINCAGVNSDIIASYIENPEFKIIPKKGEYYVLDRKAKGLFNSVIYPLPTKKGKGVLIVPQTHGNILLGPTSTITSERENYGTSRDGLTYIKEHLKDLSNDIPYDLIIRTFAGIRASSTYDDFYIKESKTHKGFYHVAGIDSPGLTAAPAIANYVVHELLKIKQPMKKVFDPYREKPIVFHELGMDEKLQLLQTKPKYGNLICKCEKISEQEIIDAIHGPTGNDTIKGIKKRARAGAGLCQGGYCEGLVLKIIARELNKPLTEVNYYSIDTPILLKETKSK; encoded by the coding sequence ATGTATGATTATGTAGTTATTGGTTCAGGTATCATTGGTTCTTTGATCACAAGAGAACTATCGAGATACCCACTTAAAGTATTAGTGATTGATAAAGAAAATGATATTGCCAGTCATCAAACCATCGCGAATAGCGCGATTGTTCACTCTGGCCATGACCCAAAAGAAGGGTCATTAAAAGCGAAGTTTTGTGTAGAGGGAAACCTCTTGTATGAACAACTTGAAAAAGAATTAAATATTCCTCTTTTAAGAACCGGTGCATTAGTAGTAGCTCATGATGATGAAGAGATTAAGACGCTGCATGAACTCTATGACCGTGCATTAAGAAATGGGGTTCCTAAGGTATCAATCATTTCAGGCGATGAAGCGAGAAAAAGAGATCCAAGGTTATCACAATCGATTGTGATGGCTCTAGACCTACCAACAACCAAAGTCACTTTTCCTTGGGAAGTTGCGATTGCTAGTATTGGTAATGCGATAAAAAATGGCGCTGAATTTAAAAGAAATGCACACGTTATTAACATCATTAAACATGAGAATCACTTTGAATTAATACTGGAAAATAAGGATTCTATAGTGTCTAAAAATGTCATCAATTGCGCAGGCGTCAATAGTGACATAATCGCTTCATATATTGAAAATCCAGAATTTAAGATTATCCCTAAAAAAGGTGAATACTATGTATTAGACCGTAAGGCAAAAGGTCTGTTCAATAGTGTCATTTACCCACTACCAACTAAGAAGGGTAAAGGTGTTTTAATCGTCCCTCAAACACATGGTAATATTCTTTTAGGTCCTACCTCCACTATTACAAGTGAACGTGAAAACTATGGTACTTCAAGAGATGGTTTAACCTATATCAAAGAACACTTAAAAGACTTATCGAATGATATTCCTTATGATTTAATCATCAGAACATTCGCAGGCATTAGAGCTTCTTCTACCTACGATGACTTCTATATCAAAGAATCAAAAACACACAAAGGTTTTTATCATGTCGCTGGCATTGATTCACCAGGTCTTACTGCTGCACCAGCCATTGCGAACTACGTAGTTCATGAACTCCTTAAGATCAAACAACCCATGAAGAAAGTGTTTGATCCATACCGCGAGAAACCTATTGTCTTTCATGAACTAGGAATGGATGAAAAACTTCAATTACTTCAAACAAAACCAAAATATGGAAACTTGATTTGTAAATGTGAAAAAATCAGTGAACAGGAAATCATTGATGCCATTCATGGTCCTACAGGCAATGACACCATTAAAGGCATCAAGAAACGTGCTAGAGCGGGTGCGGGTTTATGCCAAGGTGGGTATTGTGAAGGCTTAGTATTAAAGATCATCGCAAGAGAACTTAATAAGCCTTTGACAGAAGTTAATTACTATTCTATAGATACCCCAATTCTACTTAAGGAGACGAAGTCAAAATGA
- a CDS encoding NAD(P)/FAD-dependent oxidoreductase, protein MKTYDLTIIGGGAAGLAALKSALDDRLNILLVERERILGGILNQCIHNGFGLHMFHEELTGPEYASRFIESLSNESFDILYGTTVIDIKKNDLFKLTLTSEAHGYQEIKSKAVIIASGCYERTRGAIELPGERPKGIMPAGSAQRYLNMDGYLVGKNIFILGSGDIGLIMARRMTLEGANVLGVAEIMPYSNGLTRNIVQCLDDYNIPLYLSHTVTYIKGKDKLEQITIQQVDDKFNPVPNTEKTFDVDTLLLSVGLIPDVGLFDSLQMTKSKITKSAVVDQTLMTSVDGLFICGNALHVHDLVDWVSKEGEKAGNYAKQYLFTGKNPKHVKRIIPGANIRYTVPQEIDFNNISEDAITLSFRVTRKMTSGTFKVMQNGEVIQIKKAKYIAPAEMENITIKFEELKKFEDITLELEETL, encoded by the coding sequence ATGAAAACATACGATCTGACCATTATTGGTGGTGGCGCAGCTGGATTAGCAGCCTTAAAAAGTGCCCTTGATGATAGACTAAACATATTACTAGTTGAACGTGAACGTATTTTAGGTGGCATCTTGAATCAATGTATTCATAATGGGTTTGGCTTACATATGTTTCATGAAGAACTAACTGGTCCAGAATACGCTTCAAGATTTATTGAATCTCTGTCTAATGAATCCTTTGATATCCTTTATGGAACAACCGTCATTGACATCAAGAAGAATGACTTATTTAAACTAACGCTTACAAGCGAGGCCCACGGGTATCAAGAAATAAAGTCCAAAGCAGTGATCATTGCATCTGGATGTTATGAAAGAACACGTGGGGCCATTGAGCTTCCTGGCGAAAGACCTAAGGGCATTATGCCTGCAGGTAGTGCCCAAAGATATCTTAATATGGATGGGTATTTAGTTGGCAAAAACATCTTTATATTAGGCAGTGGAGACATCGGATTAATCATGGCTAGACGTATGACTTTAGAAGGCGCGAATGTACTGGGTGTTGCTGAAATAATGCCATATTCTAATGGTTTAACCAGAAACATTGTCCAGTGTTTAGATGACTATAACATCCCGTTATATTTATCTCATACCGTTACATACATCAAAGGTAAAGACAAATTAGAACAAATCACAATTCAACAAGTAGACGATAAGTTTAACCCTGTTCCTAATACAGAAAAAACCTTTGATGTAGATACCTTACTTCTATCGGTAGGACTCATTCCTGATGTGGGGTTATTTGATTCCTTACAGATGACTAAAAGCAAGATTACTAAGAGTGCCGTTGTCGATCAAACCTTAATGACTTCTGTCGATGGGTTGTTTATCTGTGGGAATGCACTTCATGTTCATGATCTGGTTGACTGGGTAAGTAAAGAAGGCGAAAAGGCCGGTAATTATGCTAAACAATATTTATTTACTGGTAAGAATCCAAAACATGTAAAGAGGATTATCCCTGGAGCAAATATCCGTTATACAGTCCCTCAAGAAATCGACTTTAACAACATCAGTGAAGATGCCATTACGCTTTCCTTTAGGGTTACACGAAAAATGACTTCAGGCACATTTAAAGTAATGCAAAATGGTGAAGTCATTCAAATTAAGAAAGCAAAATACATCGCCCCAGCAGAAATGGAAAACATAACCATCAAATTTGAAGAACTTAAGAAGTTTGAAGACATCACTCTAGAATTGGAGGAAACATTATGA
- a CDS encoding DUF1667 domain-containing protein — protein sequence MKELTCIVCPVGCHIEVSDEMVPTGNRCSRGAKYAIEEMTAPKRMITSTVKTIFPNLPRLSVKTSSPVPKELMKAILSDLDSIRVENHVKIGDVIIHNIRNTGVDIVSTKTSIVTFLGGAL from the coding sequence ATGAAAGAACTAACTTGTATTGTATGCCCTGTAGGGTGTCATATTGAAGTATCCGATGAAATGGTACCTACTGGAAACAGGTGTTCTAGAGGAGCCAAATATGCAATAGAAGAAATGACTGCCCCTAAGAGAATGATTACATCCACAGTTAAAACCATATTTCCTAATCTCCCAAGACTATCCGTAAAGACTTCTAGTCCAGTCCCAAAAGAACTTATGAAAGCTATTTTATCTGACCTAGATAGCATTAGGGTAGAAAATCATGTTAAAATAGGAGATGTAATCATACATAACATTAGAAACACTGGCGTTGACATTGTATCAACCAAAACCAGTATCGTAACTTTCTTGGGAGGCGCTCTATGA
- the glpK gene encoding glycerol kinase GlpK codes for MKYILSIDQGTTSTRAIIFDKDSNMLAVASEEITQYYPNPGWVEHNPNEIWVSVLAVIARALLEAKLKPEDIHAIGITNQRETTVVWDKLTGQPLYNAIVWQSRQTADICDNLILKGYKETFKAKTGLLIDAYFSGTKIKWILDNVPQAREKAEKGELLFGTIDTWLVYKLTGESVHVTDYTNASRTLLFNIHTLKWDEELCNILGIPMSMLPKVKSSSEIYGHTTKEHFFGSIVPISGIAGDQQAALFGQTCFEKGSVKNTYGTGCFMLMNTGAKPIESQHGLLTTIAWGIGNEVTYALEGSVFVGGSSVQWLRDGIKLIHSAKETEALAKSLPSNEGVYIVPAFVGLGTPYWDSDARGAMFGLTRGTTKEHITRAILESICYQSMDVLRAMEEDTKLPIKSFKVDGGATVNQFLMQFQSDILNLKVEQPKILETTALGAAYLAGLSTGYWETKDDIKASWQLKTLYEPSMDESIRAKYIKGWKVAVEATRHFKLK; via the coding sequence ATGAAATACATCTTATCCATTGATCAAGGTACCACAAGCACAAGGGCTATAATTTTTGATAAAGACTCTAACATGCTTGCTGTAGCTAGTGAAGAGATTACCCAATATTACCCCAATCCAGGTTGGGTAGAACATAACCCTAATGAAATTTGGGTTAGTGTATTAGCTGTAATTGCGAGAGCATTATTGGAAGCTAAACTGAAACCAGAAGATATCCATGCCATTGGGATTACCAATCAAAGGGAAACAACCGTCGTCTGGGATAAGTTAACCGGACAACCTTTATATAACGCCATTGTCTGGCAGTCAAGACAAACAGCAGATATATGTGATAATCTCATTTTAAAAGGGTATAAAGAAACCTTCAAAGCGAAAACTGGCTTGTTGATTGATGCCTATTTCTCAGGCACTAAAATCAAATGGATATTAGACAATGTTCCTCAAGCTCGTGAAAAAGCCGAAAAAGGCGAACTCTTATTCGGAACCATTGACACATGGCTTGTCTATAAACTTACAGGCGAGTCTGTGCATGTAACAGACTATACTAACGCATCACGTACATTACTGTTCAACATCCATACCTTAAAATGGGATGAAGAACTTTGCAATATTCTTGGTATTCCAATGTCGATGTTACCTAAAGTGAAGTCTTCTAGTGAAATCTATGGACATACTACAAAAGAACACTTCTTCGGAAGCATCGTTCCGATTTCTGGGATTGCTGGTGACCAACAAGCTGCCCTATTTGGTCAAACTTGTTTTGAAAAAGGATCTGTCAAAAATACATACGGCACTGGCTGTTTTATGCTTATGAATACTGGTGCTAAACCAATAGAATCTCAACACGGATTATTAACTACGATTGCATGGGGCATAGGTAATGAAGTTACTTATGCACTAGAAGGTAGCGTCTTTGTTGGTGGCTCTTCTGTTCAGTGGTTAAGAGATGGTATCAAACTGATTCATTCAGCCAAAGAAACTGAAGCGCTTGCCAAATCATTACCTTCCAATGAAGGGGTATACATTGTCCCAGCCTTTGTTGGTCTAGGAACGCCTTATTGGGATTCAGATGCTAGAGGCGCAATGTTTGGCCTAACTAGAGGCACAACCAAAGAACACATCACTAGAGCAATACTAGAATCGATTTGTTACCAGTCCATGGATGTATTAAGAGCTATGGAGGAAGACACCAAACTTCCTATTAAATCCTTTAAGGTAGATGGTGGTGCAACCGTAAATCAATTCTTGATGCAATTTCAATCAGACATTTTGAATCTTAAAGTTGAACAACCTAAAATCCTAGAAACAACTGCCTTAGGTGCAGCCTATCTTGCAGGATTATCTACAGGCTATTGGGAAACTAAAGATGATATCAAAGCCTCTTGGCAATTAAAGACATTATATGAGCCAAGTATGGATGAAAGCATTAGAGCCAAATACATTAAGGGTTGGAAAGTTGCTGTTGAAGCCACCAGACACTTTAAACTTAAATAA
- a CDS encoding acyl-CoA reductase: protein MILYKGKLLENETQANMLKSLKDDCYHTLKNGLKIDPMVVIEACDKLAKKVRNGEYNSIVTPLLNAFDIPYDYFVQSISMFEKEALIHKCRVELGEDFLSPKDLNDQTKRRIYPLGILFHIAAGNIDALPAYSVIEGLLAGNINILKLPSGDVGVSVKLLHELIQIEPKLTEFIYVFDVPSTEVESIKALAEIADGIVVWGGDVAVKAAYQMASVTQKIIPWGHKLSFAYATPNCTDDDLEALVHHICETNQVLCSSAQGIFLDTNDLEVLNTFADRFYHIFDRVSKTHKEVPIGMRGRNNIELYYESLIQKETEKRILKGKGFSVVSSKDNDLTLSMLFRNVWVKRLPRDEIITNLKPHKNHLQTVALMCLDKDLDDLSNRLASAGLVRITKPIDMSRMNVGEAHDGTYALREYTRIVEIRK, encoded by the coding sequence ATGATTTTATACAAAGGAAAACTATTAGAAAACGAAACTCAAGCAAACATGCTCAAAAGTCTAAAAGATGACTGTTATCACACGCTTAAAAATGGTCTAAAAATTGACCCAATGGTTGTGATTGAGGCGTGTGATAAGCTTGCTAAAAAGGTAAGAAACGGTGAGTATAACAGCATAGTCACGCCACTACTGAACGCATTTGATATTCCTTATGATTACTTTGTTCAATCGATTTCTATGTTTGAAAAAGAGGCCTTAATACATAAGTGTAGGGTAGAACTAGGAGAAGATTTTTTATCGCCAAAAGATTTAAATGATCAAACAAAAAGAAGAATTTATCCATTAGGAATTTTGTTTCATATTGCGGCTGGTAACATCGATGCATTGCCTGCCTATTCTGTTATTGAAGGACTTCTAGCAGGTAATATTAACATTCTGAAACTTCCTTCGGGAGATGTTGGAGTTTCAGTAAAACTCCTACATGAACTCATTCAAATTGAACCTAAACTCACGGAGTTCATCTATGTGTTTGATGTTCCATCCACAGAAGTAGAATCCATCAAAGCATTGGCAGAAATTGCAGATGGCATTGTTGTATGGGGCGGAGATGTTGCTGTTAAAGCAGCGTATCAAATGGCCAGTGTAACTCAAAAGATTATTCCTTGGGGGCATAAGCTGTCATTTGCTTATGCAACACCAAATTGCACTGACGATGATCTTGAAGCACTCGTACACCATATTTGCGAAACGAATCAGGTACTGTGTTCTAGTGCACAAGGCATCTTTCTAGATACAAACGACTTAGAGGTCTTAAACACATTTGCTGACAGATTTTATCATATATTTGATAGAGTCTCGAAAACACATAAAGAAGTTCCAATTGGTATGCGTGGCAGAAACAATATTGAACTCTACTATGAATCCTTAATCCAAAAAGAAACTGAGAAAAGAATCTTAAAAGGAAAAGGATTTAGTGTTGTTAGTAGTAAAGATAATGATTTAACACTATCGATGTTATTTAGAAACGTTTGGGTAAAAAGACTACCTAGAGATGAGATTATTACCAATTTAAAACCTCATAAAAACCATCTACAAACCGTAGCACTCATGTGTTTAGATAAAGACCTAGATGATTTATCTAATAGGCTAGCTAGTGCAGGATTAGTGAGAATTACGAAGCCAATCGATATGTCCAGGATGAATGTTGGTGAAGCTCATGATGGAACCTATGCTTTAAGGGAATATACGAGAATAGTTGAGATAAGAAAATAA
- a CDS encoding LuxE/PaaK family acyltransferase produces MKKKYVRKLFNTKHPYDTINTTELFVNAMRENAIFHYNHSKEYKQILDSASFDPSSITSMSDLERLPFIPTLYLKNHQLFSKPLWKMPIKATSSGTSGKKSKIGLDVPSLWRGFKMIKRLFSYHKLWSIRPVTYIIFGYEPNRKNQAGITKTAKGFTYIAPAKKRIYAIRYTKDGYVVDLDRIKQAFIDASKKRTPVRTIGFPAYTYFLLKEMKAEGIKLKLPKGSKITVGGGWKQFYAEKVDKQEFYSLVKEVLGVEDYDCVEFFGAVEHPVLYTDCRHHHFHIPAYARVIIRDVDTFHSLPNGQMGLVNLLTPMVDASPLLSVMTDDLGILHDHCECGLESPWLEIIGRVGIKDITTCAAGAEEMLNK; encoded by the coding sequence ATGAAAAAGAAGTATGTTAGAAAACTTTTTAACACGAAACATCCCTATGACACGATTAATACAACTGAATTGTTTGTAAATGCTATGCGTGAGAATGCTATTTTTCATTACAATCACTCTAAGGAATATAAACAAATACTAGATAGTGCATCCTTTGATCCAAGTTCGATTACATCGATGTCAGATTTGGAGAGATTGCCTTTTATTCCAACACTCTATTTAAAAAACCATCAACTTTTTTCTAAACCTTTATGGAAAATGCCAATAAAAGCTACTTCTTCAGGTACTTCAGGAAAAAAGAGTAAAATTGGTTTGGATGTTCCTTCCTTATGGCGAGGATTCAAAATGATTAAAAGGCTTTTCAGCTATCATAAACTTTGGTCCATTAGACCAGTTACTTACATAATATTTGGCTATGAACCAAACAGAAAAAACCAAGCAGGGATTACGAAAACAGCTAAAGGATTTACTTATATCGCCCCTGCTAAGAAAAGAATATATGCAATAAGGTATACGAAAGATGGTTATGTCGTTGATCTTGATAGAATCAAACAAGCCTTTATCGATGCCTCAAAGAAGAGAACCCCGGTTAGAACCATTGGCTTTCCGGCTTATACATACTTTCTTCTAAAAGAAATGAAAGCAGAAGGCATTAAGCTAAAACTTCCTAAGGGTTCTAAAATCACAGTAGGTGGTGGATGGAAACAGTTTTATGCTGAGAAAGTAGATAAACAAGAGTTCTACTCACTTGTAAAAGAAGTCTTAGGTGTAGAGGATTACGATTGTGTAGAGTTTTTCGGAGCGGTTGAGCACCCAGTGCTCTATACAGACTGTAGACATCACCACTTCCATATTCCTGCATACGCAAGAGTAATCATCCGTGATGTCGACACATTTCATTCTCTCCCAAATGGACAAATGGGACTTGTTAATTTATTAACCCCTATGGTAGACGCTAGTCCATTACTTTCTGTGATGACAGATGATTTAGGTATCCTTCATGATCACTGTGAGTGTGGTTTAGAATCACCATGGTTAGAAATCATCGGTCGTGTAGGTATTAAAGATATTACAACTTGTGCCGCTGGCGCAGAAGAAATGTTGAATAAGTAG